A single region of the Streptomyces sp. NBC_01262 genome encodes:
- the mshC gene encoding cysteine--1-D-myo-inosityl 2-amino-2-deoxy-alpha-D-glucopyranoside ligase, translating to MHAWPASDVPALPGSGRDLSLHDTATGGPVTLAPGPVARIYVCGITPYDATHMGHAATYNAFDLVQRVWLDTKRQVHYVQNVTDIDDPLLERAARDGEDWTGLAERETDLFREDMTALRMLPPAHYIGAVEAIPGIVPLVERLRDAGAAYELEGDVYFSVESDPDFGKVSNLDAAAMRILSAERGGDPDRAGKKNPLDPILWLAAREGEPSWDGRSLGPGRPGWHIECVAIALDHLGMGFDVQGGGSDLAFPHHEMGASHAQVLTGEFPMAKAYVHAGMVALNGEKMSKSKGNLVFVSKLRQDGVDPAAIRLTLLAHHYRSDWEWTDGVLAEAAERLGRWRAAVSRPDGPSADAVVEEIREALANDLDAPAALAAVDRWAALQEREGGTDTGAPGVVSRAVDALLGVAL from the coding sequence ATGCATGCCTGGCCCGCTTCAGACGTCCCCGCCCTTCCGGGCAGCGGACGCGACCTCAGTCTCCACGACACCGCGACCGGTGGCCCGGTAACCCTGGCCCCCGGTCCGGTCGCCCGCATCTATGTCTGCGGGATCACTCCCTACGACGCCACCCACATGGGGCACGCGGCCACGTACAACGCGTTCGACCTCGTGCAGCGCGTGTGGCTCGACACGAAGCGCCAGGTCCACTACGTCCAGAACGTCACGGACATCGACGACCCGCTGCTGGAGAGGGCGGCGCGGGACGGCGAGGACTGGACGGGGCTGGCGGAGCGCGAGACCGATCTGTTCCGCGAGGACATGACGGCCCTGCGGATGCTGCCTCCCGCGCACTACATCGGCGCGGTGGAGGCCATTCCGGGGATCGTGCCGCTGGTGGAGCGGCTGCGGGACGCCGGGGCGGCGTACGAGCTCGAAGGGGATGTGTACTTCTCCGTCGAGTCGGACCCGGACTTCGGGAAGGTGTCGAACCTGGACGCCGCCGCGATGCGGATCCTGTCGGCGGAGCGCGGCGGGGACCCGGACCGGGCGGGGAAGAAGAACCCGCTGGACCCGATCCTGTGGCTGGCGGCCCGGGAGGGCGAGCCGAGCTGGGACGGGAGAAGCCTGGGGCCGGGGCGTCCGGGATGGCACATCGAGTGCGTGGCGATCGCGCTGGACCACCTGGGGATGGGCTTCGACGTACAGGGCGGCGGCTCGGACCTGGCGTTCCCGCACCACGAGATGGGCGCGTCGCACGCGCAGGTGCTGACGGGCGAGTTCCCGATGGCCAAGGCGTACGTCCACGCCGGGATGGTGGCGCTGAACGGCGAGAAGATGTCCAAGTCCAAGGGCAATCTCGTCTTCGTGTCCAAGCTGCGCCAGGACGGCGTCGACCCGGCCGCCATAAGGCTCACGCTGCTCGCGCACCACTACCGGTCCGACTGGGAGTGGACGGACGGCGTGCTCGCCGAGGCGGCCGAGCGGCTCGGACGGTGGCGTGCCGCCGTGTCGCGGCCGGACGGGCCGTCGGCCGACGCGGTGGTGGAGGAGATCCGCGAGGCGCTCGCGAACGACCTGGACGCGCCGGCCGCACTGGCCGCCGTGGACCGCTGGGCCGCTCTCCAGGAGCGCGAGGGCGGCACGGACACCGGGGCGCCCGGGGTGGTCTCGCGGGCGGTGGACGCGCTGCTGGGCGTAGCGCTCTGA
- a CDS encoding PAC2 family protein, with amino-acid sequence MIELEGVPELIDPVMVAAFEGWNDAGDAASTAVGHLDKEFKGEVFAALDAEDYYDFQVNRPTVWLDGGVRKVTWPTTRLSVVRIESPKPRDLVLVRGVEPSMRWRSFCNEILGFAHELGVEMVVVMGALLGDTPHTRPVPVTGVTSDPDLAAALNLEESRYEGPTGIVGILQEACTHAGIPAVSLWAAVPHYVSQPPNPKATLALLNRLEDLLDLRIPLGELPEDARAWQVGVDQLAAEDTEVAEYVQSLEEARDTAELPEASGEAIAREFERYLRRRDPGQPGHATQTGEPLEGPYLRDRPQPPPRETKSDDDDSEREPGDED; translated from the coding sequence GTGATCGAGCTGGAGGGCGTGCCCGAGCTGATCGACCCGGTCATGGTGGCCGCGTTCGAGGGCTGGAACGACGCCGGGGACGCCGCCTCCACGGCGGTCGGCCACCTGGACAAGGAGTTCAAGGGCGAGGTCTTCGCGGCTCTGGACGCCGAGGACTACTACGACTTCCAGGTCAACCGGCCGACGGTGTGGCTGGACGGCGGCGTACGAAAGGTCACGTGGCCCACCACACGGCTGTCCGTCGTCCGTATCGAAAGCCCCAAGCCCCGTGACCTGGTGCTGGTGCGCGGCGTCGAGCCGAGCATGCGCTGGCGGTCGTTCTGCAACGAGATCCTGGGCTTCGCACACGAGTTGGGCGTCGAGATGGTGGTGGTGATGGGCGCCCTGCTGGGCGACACCCCGCACACCCGTCCGGTCCCGGTCACCGGTGTGACCTCCGACCCGGACCTGGCCGCCGCGCTCAATCTGGAGGAGTCCCGGTACGAGGGCCCGACCGGCATCGTCGGCATCCTCCAGGAGGCCTGCACACACGCCGGCATCCCCGCCGTGAGCCTGTGGGCGGCCGTACCGCACTACGTGTCCCAGCCGCCCAACCCCAAGGCCACCCTCGCCCTCCTCAACCGCCTGGAGGACCTGCTCGACCTGCGCATCCCGCTGGGCGAGCTCCCCGAGGACGCCCGCGCCTGGCAGGTCGGCGTCGACCAGCTCGCCGCCGAGGACACCGAGGTCGCCGAGTACGTCCAGTCCCTGGAGGAGGCCCGCGACACCGCCGAACTCCCCGAGGCCTCCGGCGAGGCCATCGCCCGCGAGTTCGAGCGCTACCTCCGCCGCCGCGACCCCGGCCAGCCGGGACACGCCACACAGACCGGCGAGCCGCTGGAAGGCCCGTATCTGCGGGACCGTCCGCAGCCGCCGCCGCGCGAGACGAAGTCGGACGACGACGACAGCGAGCGCGAGCCGGGCGACGAGGACTGA
- a CDS encoding FadR/GntR family transcriptional regulator, with amino-acid sequence MAVTDEAIEKIKGMIVSGALRPGDRLPKESELASDLGLSRNSLREAVRALSLIRILDVRQGDGTYVTSLDPQLLLEALSFVVDFHRDDTVLEFLAVRRILEPAATAMAAALIPEAELDALQAQLDALGEQPSVEELVAADLEFHRGIVQASGNSVLCSLLDGLSGPTTRARIWRGLTQEDAVSRTLHEHGAILAALRDRDAEAARSWATVHIASVEQWLRSTL; translated from the coding sequence GTGGCAGTCACCGACGAGGCGATCGAGAAGATCAAGGGCATGATCGTCTCGGGCGCGCTGCGCCCCGGCGACCGGCTGCCCAAGGAGAGCGAACTCGCCTCTGACCTGGGCCTTTCCCGTAATTCGCTGCGCGAGGCGGTCCGCGCGCTGTCGCTGATCCGGATCCTGGACGTACGGCAGGGCGACGGCACCTATGTGACCAGCCTGGACCCGCAGCTGCTCCTGGAGGCGCTGAGCTTCGTCGTGGACTTCCACCGCGACGACACCGTGCTGGAGTTCCTGGCGGTGCGCCGGATCCTGGAGCCCGCCGCCACGGCGATGGCCGCCGCCCTGATCCCGGAAGCGGAGCTGGACGCCCTGCAGGCGCAGCTCGACGCGCTCGGCGAGCAGCCCTCGGTGGAGGAGCTGGTGGCCGCGGATCTGGAGTTCCACCGGGGCATCGTGCAAGCCTCGGGCAATTCGGTGCTGTGCTCCCTGCTGGACGGCCTCTCGGGGCCGACCACGCGGGCCAGGATCTGGCGCGGGCTCACCCAGGAGGACGCGGTGAGCCGCACCCTGCACGAGCACGGGGCGATCCTGGCGGCGCTGCGCGACCGGGACGCGGAGGCGGCGCGCTCGTGGGCGACGGTGCACATCGCGAGCGTCGAGCAGTGGCTGCGCTCGACGCTGTAG
- a CDS encoding GNAT family N-acetyltransferase — protein MNSMWVGRTVRLRAVEPEDWELFRSFELDSDVQRNGWRVQPPQSAEAAKAWAKERTAEPKAGEEGFTLAIESLDEGVLVGSVSTHHVALPCGRFDYGIALGPEHHRRGYASDAVRLLLAFMFRERRFHKCEASAWSFNDASIAFHLNFGFTQEGRLRDHDYANGQYHDEVLFGMTAEEFAKLYPVS, from the coding sequence ATGAATTCCATGTGGGTGGGGCGAACAGTGCGGCTGCGTGCCGTCGAACCGGAGGACTGGGAGCTCTTCCGGTCCTTCGAGCTGGACTCCGATGTCCAGCGCAACGGGTGGCGGGTGCAGCCTCCGCAGTCCGCCGAGGCCGCCAAGGCCTGGGCCAAGGAGCGCACGGCGGAACCCAAGGCGGGTGAGGAGGGCTTCACCCTGGCGATCGAGTCCCTGGACGAGGGCGTGCTCGTCGGGTCGGTCAGCACCCACCACGTCGCGCTTCCCTGCGGTCGCTTCGACTACGGCATCGCTCTCGGCCCCGAGCACCACCGGCGCGGTTATGCCTCCGACGCCGTGCGGCTGCTGCTGGCCTTCATGTTCCGCGAGCGCCGCTTCCACAAGTGCGAGGCCAGCGCCTGGTCCTTCAACGACGCCTCGATCGCCTTCCACCTCAACTTCGGCTTCACGCAGGAAGGACGGCTGCGCGACCACGACTACGCCAACGGGCAGTACCACGACGAGGTGCTGTTCGGGATGACCGCCGAGGAGTTCGCCAAGCTGTACCCCGTATCCTGA
- a CDS encoding alkaline phosphatase D family protein, whose product MSPTPASEPSYEPSSARPVSRRRLLTGAAVIAGAQALNIRTAHASTAVRQDPFQLGIASGDPLPDGVVLWTRLVADPYDAASMGSRPVRVEYEIAADPHFRRIVRRGSETATAAHGHSVHADVRGLACGRDYWYRFRTGSHLSPAGRTRTAPAYRSRPDALRIGMVNCQDWQNGYWPAYSALAEEDLDVVLHVGDYIYEYDPSSAYADRLHTTPQTPGLDQLSTLSDYRARHAQYKTDPALQAAHAAFPWIVTWDDHEVENNYAGLVDEIDDTGAKHQDAAAFARQRAAAYQAYYEHMPLRRRYVNGSADYRLYRRFDFGDLLRLNVLDTRQYRTDQPGGFSSDFGAVAAGLGNTDGTLTGSGQEQWLRRGLARSGARWNVIAQQVMMSQIRFPNFLDPAHPLPPIANLDQWDGYDPARARLLNFLRDAQVANPVVLAGDIHSSWFSDLRIDRDDLDSAPVAVEFTATSVSSDFPIAFDAPLKAYNPYLNPHVRYFDGSLRGYLRLNVDRRQWVTDARTVASIAVRESPVSTSASWSVVAGEPGLQP is encoded by the coding sequence GTGTCACCCACGCCCGCATCCGAACCGTCTTACGAACCGTCTTCCGCCAGACCCGTCAGCCGCCGCCGTCTGCTGACCGGCGCCGCCGTCATCGCGGGCGCGCAGGCGCTGAACATCCGTACCGCCCACGCCTCGACGGCGGTCCGTCAGGACCCGTTCCAGCTCGGCATCGCCAGCGGCGACCCGCTGCCCGACGGGGTCGTCCTGTGGACCCGGCTGGTCGCCGACCCCTACGACGCGGCCTCCATGGGCAGCCGCCCGGTCCGGGTCGAGTACGAGATCGCCGCCGACCCGCACTTCCGCCGGATCGTGCGGCGCGGCAGCGAGACGGCGACAGCGGCCCACGGACACAGCGTCCACGCCGACGTACGCGGGCTGGCCTGCGGCCGCGACTACTGGTACCGCTTCCGCACCGGCAGTCACCTCAGCCCCGCCGGCCGCACCCGCACCGCTCCCGCGTACCGCTCGCGCCCGGACGCCCTGCGCATCGGCATGGTCAACTGCCAGGACTGGCAGAACGGTTACTGGCCCGCGTACAGCGCGCTGGCCGAGGAGGACCTCGATGTGGTCCTGCACGTGGGCGACTACATCTACGAGTACGACCCGAGCAGCGCCTACGCCGACCGGCTGCACACCACCCCGCAGACCCCGGGCCTGGACCAGCTGTCCACGCTCTCCGACTACCGCGCCCGGCACGCCCAGTACAAGACCGACCCCGCCCTCCAGGCCGCGCACGCCGCGTTCCCCTGGATCGTCACCTGGGACGACCACGAGGTGGAGAACAACTACGCGGGCCTGGTCGACGAGATCGACGACACCGGCGCCAAGCACCAGGACGCGGCCGCGTTCGCGCGCCAGCGGGCCGCCGCGTACCAGGCGTACTACGAGCACATGCCGCTGCGCCGCCGCTACGTCAACGGCTCCGCCGACTACCGGCTCTACCGCCGCTTCGACTTCGGCGACCTGCTCCGCCTCAACGTCCTGGACACCCGCCAGTACCGCACCGACCAGCCCGGCGGCTTCTCCTCCGACTTCGGCGCCGTGGCCGCCGGCCTCGGCAACACCGACGGCACCCTCACCGGCTCCGGGCAGGAGCAGTGGTTGCGCCGCGGCCTCGCCCGCTCCGGGGCCCGCTGGAACGTCATCGCCCAGCAGGTGATGATGAGCCAGATCCGCTTCCCCAACTTCCTCGACCCGGCGCACCCGCTGCCGCCGATCGCCAACCTCGACCAGTGGGACGGCTACGACCCGGCCCGCGCCCGGCTGCTGAACTTCCTGCGCGACGCCCAGGTGGCCAACCCGGTGGTGCTGGCCGGGGACATCCACTCCTCCTGGTTCAGCGATCTGCGCATCGACCGTGACGATCTCGACAGCGCCCCGGTCGCCGTCGAGTTCACCGCGACCAGCGTCAGTTCCGACTTCCCCATCGCCTTCGACGCCCCGCTCAAGGCGTACAACCCGTATCTGAACCCGCATGTCCGCTACTTCGACGGCTCGCTGCGCGGCTATCTGCGGCTGAACGTGGACCGTCGGCAGTGGGTGACGGACGCCCGTACGGTGGCGAGCATCGCGGTCCGCGAGTCGCCGGTGAGCACGAGCGCGTCGTGGTCCGTCGTCGCGGGTGAGCCGGGCCTGCAACCTTGA
- a CDS encoding XdhC family protein has protein sequence MREVIAGIHPWYVAGLTTGLATVVATYDSAPRQPGSAMAVSQSGEVIGSVSGGCVESAVYEAAQEVIRTGRPLLQSYGISDDEAFAVGLTCGGTLEVFVEAVSRRGYPQLPALLAAIRTAEPVAVATAITGPDVGARLVVCPDGRSGSLGSAPLDDAVTRDVLLMLARGATGLRHHGPHGELTVFVQSYAPPPRLLVFGSTEFAAALTRQGALLGYRVTLCDARPVFATATRFPQADEVVVQWPHRYLAAEAAAGRLDGRTVVAVLTHDPKFDVPLLQVALRLPELAFVGAMGSRRTHEDRLRRLREAGLTEPELRRLSSPVGLDIGGRTPQETAVSIAAEIIARTSGRTGRPLAGTAGRIHA, from the coding sequence ATGCGTGAGGTCATCGCCGGGATCCACCCGTGGTACGTGGCCGGGCTGACCACCGGCCTGGCCACCGTGGTCGCCACGTACGACAGCGCGCCCCGGCAGCCCGGGTCGGCGATGGCGGTGTCGCAGTCGGGCGAGGTCATCGGGAGCGTGTCGGGCGGCTGCGTCGAGTCGGCCGTCTACGAGGCGGCCCAGGAGGTGATCCGCACCGGCCGGCCGCTGCTCCAGAGCTACGGCATCAGCGATGACGAGGCCTTCGCCGTGGGACTGACCTGCGGCGGAACGCTGGAGGTCTTCGTCGAAGCGGTCTCCCGCCGCGGATATCCCCAACTGCCCGCCCTGCTCGCCGCGATACGGACGGCCGAGCCGGTGGCGGTCGCCACGGCGATCACCGGCCCGGACGTCGGCGCCCGGCTCGTGGTCTGCCCCGACGGCCGTTCCGGGAGCCTCGGCTCCGCCCCGCTGGACGACGCGGTGACCAGGGACGTCCTCCTCATGCTCGCCCGGGGCGCCACCGGGCTGCGCCACCACGGACCACACGGCGAGCTGACGGTCTTCGTGCAGTCCTACGCTCCCCCGCCCCGCCTGCTCGTCTTCGGCTCCACCGAGTTCGCCGCCGCCCTCACCCGCCAGGGCGCCCTGCTCGGCTACCGCGTCACCCTGTGCGACGCCCGCCCCGTCTTCGCCACCGCCACCCGCTTCCCCCAGGCCGACGAGGTCGTGGTCCAGTGGCCGCACCGCTACCTCGCCGCCGAGGCCGCCGCCGGGCGCCTGGACGGCCGCACCGTCGTCGCCGTCCTCACCCACGACCCCAAGTTCGACGTCCCCCTCCTCCAGGTCGCCCTCCGCCTCCCCGAGCTCGCCTTCGTCGGCGCCATGGGCTCCCGCCGCACCCACGAGGACCGGCTGCGCCGCCTGCGCGAAGCCGGGCTGACCGAGCCGGAGTTACGCCGCCTGTCCTCCCCCGTCGGACTCGACATCGGCGGCCGCACCCCGCAGGAGACCGCCGTCTCCATCGCCGCCGAGATCATCGCCCGCACCAGCGGCCGCACGGGGCGCCCGCTGGCCGGCACGGCAGGCCGCATCCACGCATAA
- a CDS encoding SRPBCC family protein — MDFTNEFRVSLPVGPAWALLTDLERIAPCMPGAQLTGVEGEEYSGVVKVKVGPMTVQYKGVASFEEQDADARTAVLRARGRDVRGQGNADARITARLVPDGDGTRVTVETRLTITGKVAQFGKGMIEEISKKLLAQFAEALEAAVEEEAPESPPEEAPESPPEASVTAVPVPVMPAQVASVAPLELMSVARGAVLKRAVPALVAFAVVIALVVWLAR; from the coding sequence ATGGACTTCACCAACGAGTTCCGCGTGAGTCTGCCCGTCGGACCGGCCTGGGCCCTGCTCACCGACCTCGAACGGATCGCCCCCTGCATGCCGGGCGCCCAGCTCACCGGGGTCGAGGGCGAGGAGTACTCCGGCGTCGTCAAGGTGAAGGTCGGCCCGATGACCGTCCAGTACAAGGGCGTCGCCTCCTTCGAGGAACAGGACGCGGACGCCCGCACCGCCGTCCTGCGGGCGCGGGGCCGCGACGTCCGGGGCCAGGGCAACGCCGATGCCCGGATCACCGCCCGGCTCGTGCCGGACGGGGACGGGACCCGCGTCACGGTGGAGACGCGGCTCACGATCACCGGCAAGGTCGCGCAGTTCGGCAAGGGCATGATCGAGGAGATCAGCAAGAAGCTGCTCGCGCAGTTCGCCGAAGCACTGGAGGCGGCGGTGGAGGAGGAAGCGCCGGAGTCGCCGCCCGAGGAAGCGCCGGAGTCGCCGCCCGAGGCATCGGTTACGGCCGTGCCGGTGCCCGTCATGCCGGCCCAGGTCGCCTCCGTCGCCCCATTGGAGCTGATGAGCGTCGCCCGTGGCGCCGTGCTCAAGCGGGCGGTCCCGGCGCTCGTCGCCTTTGCCGTGGTCATCGCGCTCGTCGTCTGGCTCGCCCGTTAG
- a CDS encoding LysR family transcriptional regulator: protein MTLTQLRAFVAVARLGSVKAAAASLGVTEPAVSGAVAALRRELGDLLFIRAAGGISLTSGGRRLAAGAAEIVGLAEETRNRVREAGTGTAHLRVASTETSAEQILPALIAAFGRRQPDLDAATLAVPAGVFPELLRDRRADVAVGPAVQQHPGIESTPFLRFQLVVVAAPDHPLARHPRIGPARLAREPWLLGPAGLDPGTLAGAFLARVGVDPDTATAFPSASASLNSVAAGAGLSIAFHHVVREDLRRGALATLDVPGTPINGMLYASALKGDRRSATAAAFCRFVTTPAATQALMSRPQGVPMSAFRPAVHVTIWS, encoded by the coding sequence ATGACGCTCACGCAGCTCAGAGCCTTTGTCGCAGTGGCCCGTCTGGGCTCGGTGAAGGCCGCCGCCGCGTCACTCGGCGTCACCGAGCCGGCCGTGTCGGGGGCGGTCGCCGCGCTCCGCCGCGAACTCGGCGACCTCCTGTTCATCCGGGCCGCCGGAGGCATCAGCCTCACCTCGGGCGGCCGGCGGCTGGCGGCCGGAGCTGCGGAGATCGTCGGCCTGGCCGAGGAGACCCGCAACCGCGTACGGGAGGCGGGGACCGGGACCGCGCACTTACGGGTGGCGTCCACCGAGACCAGCGCCGAGCAGATCCTCCCCGCGCTGATCGCGGCCTTCGGACGCCGCCAGCCGGATCTGGACGCCGCCACCCTCGCGGTGCCCGCCGGCGTCTTCCCCGAACTGCTGCGGGACCGGCGCGCGGATGTCGCCGTCGGCCCGGCGGTGCAGCAGCACCCCGGCATCGAGTCGACGCCCTTCCTGCGCTTTCAGCTGGTCGTCGTGGCCGCGCCGGACCACCCGCTGGCCCGCCATCCGCGCATCGGCCCGGCCCGCCTCGCCCGCGAGCCCTGGCTGCTCGGGCCGGCCGGCCTGGACCCCGGCACCCTCGCCGGGGCCTTCCTCGCCCGGGTCGGCGTCGACCCCGACACCGCCACCGCCTTCCCCAGCGCCTCCGCCTCCCTCAACTCGGTGGCCGCCGGGGCCGGACTGTCCATCGCCTTCCACCACGTGGTGCGCGAGGACCTGCGCAGGGGAGCGCTGGCCACCCTCGACGTCCCCGGCACGCCGATCAACGGCATGCTCTACGCGAGCGCGCTCAAGGGCGACCGCAGGTCCGCCACGGCCGCCGCGTTCTGCCGGTTCGTCACCACGCCCGCCGCCACGCAGGCCCTGATGTCCCGGCCGCAGGGCGTGCCGATGAGCGCGTTCCGCCCGGCGGTGCACGTCACGATCTGGAGTTAA
- a CDS encoding FAD binding domain-containing protein, translating into MQVPASFDYQRAESVDQALELLRQFGEEARVVAGGHSLLPMMKLRLARPEVLIDINDLHELDYIRQEQSELCVGALTRHRTLLESDLVGRYFPIIHDAERVIADPPVRNRGTIGGSLCQADPSEDLSAVCAALHARAVIRGRDGTRTVDMAEFHQGPYETAVGAGEMLIEVRLPVLAASGSAYEKVERKSGDWAVAAAGVALSLRDGRIAEPGVGLAAVGSGSVNASRVEELLLDAEPSEALYEAAGRRAAEGCAPVTDGRGSAEYKRHLAGELTRRALRRAVTRAAATEA; encoded by the coding sequence GTGCAGGTACCCGCTTCGTTCGACTATCAGCGGGCGGAGAGCGTGGACCAAGCGCTTGAGCTGCTGCGACAGTTCGGCGAGGAGGCACGGGTCGTCGCCGGGGGACACAGCCTGCTGCCCATGATGAAGCTGCGGCTCGCCCGCCCCGAGGTCCTGATCGACATCAACGACCTTCACGAGCTCGACTACATCCGACAGGAACAGAGCGAACTGTGCGTCGGTGCGCTCACCCGGCACCGCACTCTGCTCGAATCCGATCTCGTCGGCCGGTACTTCCCGATCATCCACGACGCCGAGCGGGTGATCGCCGACCCGCCCGTCCGTAACCGCGGCACCATCGGCGGCTCCCTGTGCCAGGCCGACCCCTCCGAGGACCTCTCCGCCGTCTGCGCCGCGCTGCACGCCCGCGCCGTGATCCGGGGCCGCGACGGGACGCGGACCGTGGACATGGCCGAATTCCACCAGGGTCCCTACGAGACCGCGGTGGGCGCCGGGGAGATGCTCATCGAGGTACGCCTCCCGGTCCTGGCCGCCTCCGGCAGCGCCTACGAGAAGGTCGAGCGCAAGTCGGGTGACTGGGCCGTCGCGGCGGCCGGAGTCGCGCTGTCGCTGCGCGACGGGCGGATCGCGGAGCCGGGCGTGGGACTTGCGGCGGTCGGCTCGGGCAGCGTGAACGCGAGCCGGGTGGAGGAACTGCTGCTGGACGCCGAGCCGTCCGAGGCGCTGTACGAGGCGGCGGGCCGCCGCGCGGCCGAGGGCTGCGCACCCGTGACCGACGGCCGGGGGAGCGCCGAGTACAAGCGCCACCTGGCCGGTGAACTGACCAGGCGGGCACTGCGGCGGGCAGTGACCAGAGCTGCGGCAACGGAGGCATGA
- a CDS encoding (2Fe-2S)-binding protein, whose translation MQVTVNVNGEDHTREIEARHLLVRFLRDDLGLTGTHWGCDTSNCGTCVVLMDGEPVKSCTVLAAMAAGHEIRTVEGLADGGVTLDPVQQGFIEEHGLQCGFCTPGMMLTGRALLDRNPDPSEQEIREAISGQLCRCTGYLNIVKAIRWAAEHQAAQTPAGS comes from the coding sequence ATGCAGGTCACCGTCAATGTCAACGGCGAGGACCACACCCGGGAGATCGAGGCCCGCCACCTGCTGGTGCGCTTCCTCCGCGACGACCTGGGCCTGACCGGCACCCACTGGGGCTGCGACACCAGCAACTGCGGCACCTGCGTGGTCCTGATGGACGGCGAGCCCGTCAAGAGCTGCACGGTGCTGGCCGCCATGGCCGCCGGGCACGAGATCCGCACCGTGGAGGGCCTCGCCGACGGCGGCGTCACCCTCGACCCCGTACAGCAGGGCTTCATCGAGGAGCACGGCCTGCAGTGCGGCTTCTGCACCCCCGGCATGATGCTCACCGGCCGGGCCCTGCTCGACCGCAACCCGGACCCGTCCGAGCAGGAGATCCGCGAGGCGATCTCCGGGCAGCTCTGCCGATGCACCGGCTACCTCAACATCGTCAAGGCCATCCGATGGGCCGCCGAGCATCAGGCGGCACAGACACCGGCAGGGAGCTGA